From the Colletotrichum lupini chromosome 10, complete sequence genome, one window contains:
- a CDS encoding adenosine deaminase, which yields MNGLEISPFVASLPKVELHIHIEGTLLPALRWKLAKRNNVPLQYETYEALLDSYKVFFNHRPEINGRVPGIPTFLEAYFAGCEVLKTENDFYEMSMDYFRRCAEMNVRYVEPFFDIQAHTRRGVPAEDVLNGYLRAQRDGAEVHGVKSNWIFCFIRDESLEDGLAAYEAARPWAAGIVEGGKGLFHAVGLASNAFKRPPMLFEQGFQRAKKDGLHVTMHCDFGQKDTFEHVHEAIFDVCDGAGAERIDHGLDAADKEELLQGLLDRGIGLTLCPHAYHRRTATEVLFPKIRTLWERGVKFNINSDDPVYMHDVWVDGNMQKAYTYCGFSKKEMVKLARNGVDMCWASEEVKKKLYRELDAVETD from the coding sequence ATGAACGGCCTCGAAATCTCACCCTTTGTTGCCTCCCTCCCCAAGGTTGAGCTGCACATCCACATCGAGGGAACCCTCCTCCCCGCCCTCCGCTGGAAACTCGCAAAACGCAACAACGTGCCCCTCCAATACGAAACCTACGAGGCCCTCTTGGACTCATACAAGGTCTTCTTCAATCATCGCCCCGAAATCAACGGCCGCGTCCCAGGTATCCCGACGTTCCTCGAGGCTTACTTCGCTGGCTGCGAAGTATTGAAAACAGAAAATGACTTTTACGAAATGTCAATGGACTACTTCCGGCGCTGCGCCGAGATGAATGTCCGCTACGTCGAGCCGTTTTTCGACATCCAGGCGCACACGCGGAGGGGCGTGCCTGCGGAGGATGTGTTGAATGGGTACCTGAGAGCTCAGCGTGATGGCGCGGAGGTGCATGGTGTAAAGTCGAATTGGATATTTTGCTTCATTCGCGATGAAAGCCTCGAGGACGGGTTGGCTGCGTACGAGGCTGCCAGGCCGTGGGCTGCTGGTATTGTCGAGGGTGGCAAGGGTCTCTTCCACGCTGTCGGGTTGGCTAGCAACGCCTTCAAGAGGCCGCCGATGCTCTTCGAGCAAGGATTCCAGAGGGCGAAGAAGGATGGGCTGCATGTCACGATGCACTGCGATTTCGGGCAAAAGGACACGTTTGAGCACGTCCACGAGGCGATTTTTGATGTCTGTGATGGCGCTGGAGCGGAGCGTATTGATCACGGGCTTGATGCGGCGGATAAGGAGGAACTGCTTCAGGGGTTGTTAGATCGAGGTATCGGCTTGACGTTGTGTCCCCACGCGTATCACCGGCGGACGGCGACGGAAGTGCTGTTTCCCAAGATTCGGACGTTGTGGGAAAGGGGTGTCAAGTTTAACATTAACAGCGATGACCCGGTATACATGCATGATGTTTGGGTAGATGGCAACATGCAGAAGGCGTATACCTACTGTGGATTCAGTAAGAAGGAAATGGTCAAGCTGGCGAGGAATGGAGTTGACATGTGTTGGGCTAGCGAGGAGGTGAAGAAGAAATTGTATCGAGAGTTGGATGCAGTTGAGACAGACTAG
- a CDS encoding major facilitator superfamily transporter yields the protein MIKCTNVTQLYVLRFFIGLAESTFYPGMQYIIGCWYRKDELAKRSCLFHSAGSIGSMFSGYLMAAVYNLSGVHGWKGWQWLFIVDTVISLPIAIAGFFFLPDVPEITKAWWLTKDDVALAQKRMQLEGRANRQPFTKAKIKKIFTSWHIYALTALYIFFNNGCGIMSQPAFQLWLKGEGYSVKEYNTYPTITSAITVITTWIYAWSSDSVFKGERWPPIVFSGTLNIVIYSSLAAWNISDSWKWGCFLLVGFGGGISGLTFAWAHEICKDDNEERALVTGSMNQMAYVFQAWLPLLIWQQIEAPRYPKGYITMIFFAVGMAGTSLLIRFLHRRELGKKLSVPAA from the coding sequence ATGATCAAATGCACAAATGTCACCCAGCTTTACGTTCTCCGGTTCTTCATCGGTCTCGCCGAGAGTACATTCTACCCAGGCATGCAGTACATCATCGGATGCTGGTACAGAAAAGACGAACTTGCCAAGCGATCCTGCCTTTTCCACTCCGCAGGCTCCATCGGCTCCATGTTCTCGGGCTACCTCATGGCTGCCGTCTACAACCTCAGCGGCGTTCATGGATGGAAGGGCTGGCAGTGGCTCTTCATCGTCGATACCGTCATTTCCCTGCCGATTGCGATTGCCGGGTTCTTCTTCCTGCCCGACGTGCCTGAAATCACAAAAGCCTGGTGGTTGACCAAAGATGATGTGGCGCTCGCGCAAAAACGAATGCAGCTTGAAGGTAGAGCGAATCGTCAGCCGTTCACAAAGGCCAAAATTAAGAAGATTTTCACCAGTTGGCATATTTACGCCCTTACAGCGCTTTATATCTTCTTCAACAATGGATGCGGAATTATGAGTCAGCCTGCGTTCCAGTTGTGGTTGAAGGGAGAGGGATATTCTGTCAAGGAGTACAACACATATCCGACAATTACATCCGCCATCACCGTGATAACGACGTGGATATACGCCTGGTCTTCGGACTCGGTTTTCAAGGGCGAGAGATGGCCACCGATAGTCTTCTCCGGAACACTCAACATCGTCATCTACTCAAGTTTAGCGGCGTGGAACATTTCCGACTCATGGAAATGGGGCTGTTTCCTTCTCGTCGGATTCGGTGGTGGCATCAGCGGGTTGACGTTCGCATGGGCCCATGAGATTTGCAAAGACGATAACGAAGAGCGAGCGCTCGTAACTGGCTCGATGAATCAGATGGCGTACGTTTTCCAGGCATGGTTGCCGCTGCTTATTTGGCAGCAAATCGAGGCTCCGCGGTACCCGAAGGGTTATATCACGATGATCTTTTTTGCTGTTGGTATGGCGGGCACTTCGTTGTTGATCAGGTTCTTGCACCGTCGGGAACTGGGAAAGAAGCTCTCGGTGCCGGCTGCTTAA